In Glycine max cultivar Williams 82 chromosome 10, Glycine_max_v4.0, whole genome shotgun sequence, the DNA window TCTGCAGCTGCTTCAAATGAGATATTGCATCATGCAGCTCAACCCTATTCGTCAttttcaatgcttctttcaaagCTCTTTTGGCCTCTTCAGTCTCCCCAGCTCCTAGCAGCGACACCGCCTTGTTCAGCTGGGCTCGCCAATGGTTTGGCCACACAGCCAAAACCCTAGTATACATTTCAGAAGCCCTCTGAAACCTACCTAGGTCCATGTACAACCCACCTAAATTATAAAGCGCATCAACATGACCAGGCTTCAAATCAATAGCCTTCTGAAACACCTCAATCGCCCTCTCATCCTCACCCATGGCATGCAACGCCGAGGCCAAATCACAATGCGCATCAGCATAATCCGGCTTCATGAATATTGCCTCCTCCAATGCCTTCACCGCGGCCCTATACTCCCCAACACCAAAAAGAGCACTACCTAAGAGCTTCAAAGCTCTAAAATGTGTGGGACAAAGAATCGCAGCCTCCCTATAATACTCACAGGCACTCAAAACCAGCCCTTCACCCTCGAGTGCGATGCCGAGGTTGACATAAATCTGGGGTAGCAAGTAAGCCCATTGGTTCCCTCCAGCCTCAGCAGACTCAAGAGCCAAGAGGAACTCCTCCTTGGCCTCCTTGTACCTGCCAAGAACATACAAACAGTTCCCTGTTCTAAAATGAGGCCTCACATCCACAGGCTGCAACTCACAAGCCCTCTTGAAACTAACCAATGCCTCCTTAAACAACTGGTGCTCATACAAAACCCTCCCAATTGCCATGTGCCCATCAAATGCCTCTTCTCTTGACCTAGCACCATCAGCCCTCCCTCTCAACCCTCCCAATTCCTTCAAAAACACTGCATAATCATGCCCTGATTCCTCCCACATCACTCTCTTCTCCGAAATCTCCGCCGAAGGCCCCAATTCGCGCGACCAGCCGGCATCCGAATACGCGTCAAAGTTGTCATTCTTCAATTTCCCACCTTCCTTGGACTGCTTCACCTTCAGCCTCTTCACAAGAAGCTCCAAATCGTCCACAATCTTCCACGTTTCGTCGAACACGATCCCGTGGTTCGGCGACACGGCCCAGGCGGCCGTCCGCTGCTTCTTCTGCGTCTCCACCGCCATCCTCTCGTCGACAATCGACGAGGACGACGCCTCCAACGCCGCGAGGGGCTCCTTCGCGGCGTCAGCGGCGACGAGGTCGAGGCCGAGCGCGTCGAAGTCACGGTCGACGTCGCCGGCGCCGTCGTCGTACGTGCGCAACAAACCCTCGTACGTGAGACCCTTGTCGCCGTCGATGAATTCGCCGTATGTTCGGAACACCTCATCAAGGATCGCGTTGATTTGTTCGTCGCTGAATTTCACCCTAGGGTTCACAGCACCCACCAGCGACGCCATTTCCTCGCGGTTGAGACCCCCATCACGGTTCGCGTCGAATTGGTTGAAAATTCGCCGAACCTTCTCCGATCTGGTGCCCCTCGTCGCCATTTCCGGAGTCAAAATCGAAGCTTGGAGGTGAAAACTATGATGGGTCGGTGCCAGTGAGGTTTTTGTGTTtgagggaagaagaaaaataaaaataaaataaaacttaatttttttatttaataagggtTTGAAATTGGAACCCCAATGAGTTGTTTTGGGGTAATTAGGATTTGGGATTGGAGTCAGAAGGGGTTACTTGTGGTTGATGATAGTTGGTTGTATTGTGGGGTTACTACTCAGAGGGACCATTTGAAAGGGGGCACGGTTTTAGAAATTGGAAATTTTGGAACCCTAAATTTgtgttttgtgttgtgtttcGAATCTTTTGATGAGATTTGGGGTTCGTGTTAGGGCAGGGGAAGGACTTGTTTGTTGGTGATGATGGGTGTGGGGTGTGTGGGTGGGAGCTAAAGGGATTGATGGGACCAATTCCAAAGGCTAtgattttgttttagggtttgaaattgaaaaccctACATTTCTTTTTTAGAAATCAGTAGGAGTTGATTTGGGACCTAGTTTGCACCATTATTTAGCTGTCTGTTTATCGTTATTATGGTTTTTGATTTGTCAATCTCTGCTCAGCtgtaaagaaattgaagaagaaaTAGCACTCTCCCACacatactctctctctctctctctctctctctctctctctctatatatatatatatatatatatatatatatatatatatatatatatatatatatatatcaattttaatttatttttcttttagtttatgTGATTATATTGCTGGATATTTGATGTTGGTGGGgcttaattagttaatttgagTTAAGTAATGATTATGGGTTGGTAACAAATACATCTGTCAATCAAACTTTCGACTGCAAATAACATAGTATTAAAGCtacaaatattttgatttacgccaatcattgcattatttcaaaagagaaaacaaatatattttgtccCTGAATTCgatgaaaattaatatttgagtttgtgtattttatagaataaatatttattttatataaataaatagttttaaatatataaattatattataattagaattcagaacaaataaataaaatttaatatataaattatgttttaaatttatgataaataatttatatcataGTTTTGAACAAATATTGGAATTCAAATTAGGATTtgtttagtaaaattatttaataaattagataaaagttttaattgaaggtgtttaataaaattaactaataagtTAATTGATTAATGTGAAATGAagtgaaataatatatttaacctttttaatatttaaattttatttttaataatttatcatcttaaaaagtaggataatattttctaaaatattgtattataaaaaatgataaaattaaatttttcattgttttggaaaatttaaattaaattaaataaattttattggaattatattgtttaaaatcattttttaacatttaaataatttattaataatattattttaaaacaaaaaaagtattttttttaataatttttcttaaacatttattttttatttatacaataaGAACTTCAATATGTATGTCTCACTCACTTGTATGACTaccaaataattataaaagttaatatgacttaaataatttataatcttAAGAAATCAAATGGTGTATCGATGACAATTGacgtttttaatattttgtgcaGGTAAGAacgtaaaatgaaataaaaagtttTGTCATACAActgaataaaaaagataataagatttttaaatagaataaaggataaaataaaattttaaataaaataataaagataaaattgagaagaagaaaaaaaataacttattttttaggtaataaactggaaaacaaatatattacaattataaaaaaacatattcaaatCTAATAACAAAGAGTTACATTTGCGTTTAGTGCTTCAACGAGTAGGAATGCTTATTTTGGATGCTTCAAACCACAATCCAATCACATTTTAACtagttaattttcataaaatttcttAGTTTTGTAACTAGTCtcataattttaagttttaagtgAGTATTTGATTATACATTGAGAAACTACGTTAAGTGCAAAATCACATTAAAATCATCACAAAAAACaactatttttgtttcaagAAACCAAGTTGAGTACAAAATCAAATGTATTACCAATCACACTTAGGAGAtggttgtttaattattttttttaaaagtatattttagtcaaataaacagtttttacttttttatacgtttatctaaactatttttttaaaaagcaactcctatttgcttcttaaaaaacactattttaaaaatggatttttataataatttttttcttaaatttaaacaaagtcACCCTATAAACAATTTTAGAGTTGCTCCATCATATAAGTCTTCGGCGGAAGCCAGTTATTAGACTGATTCCCAATCAAGTTTTAACTATGatgaatattagttattaacattttgatagttttatttgaatttttttaactaaatttttagttctttaaattttttgaaatttaatttggttcctaaatttttgtttaactaatcAAGCtcccttaacttttttttattaaagtttttactccttaaatttttgtttaaatcgTCAATGTCTCTCAACTTTTtctaattaagatttttagtttctaaaattatGAACAATTCGATTTTTAGTACTTGAGATctcaatgaataaaaataataaattcaaatttttgtttaggaacttaaaattaaaatttctaaaagttaAAGGGAATTGATCAGTCGAACAAaagtttagagactaaaattttagtgaaaaaaagtCAAAAGACTTCActagttaaacaaaaatttaaagactaaaaatcgaattttaaaaaaatttagaaattaaaaactcacttaatccatttttttcattataacaCTGGTAAATATTCATCCGCTTCATGTTGTTTTCTTGTATATTTCCAGTCCAAATACAACAAATAAGATGTACATTATTCCTTTTCTGGATACCTgggcaaattttattttttttttttgtctaatggGTTGGGATGGAGGGGTGAAAAATCCATTGGACATAATGAGCAAGATACAATGACTAGTTCAAAAACAAACAGCGAGGAGAAATAGTTCTGGATACCAAGATACAATTTATTTGGTAATGTTGGCTAAAACAAACAGCGAGGAGAAATAGTTcaaaaaatacaatgactagAAACTCACCAAAAAAACACAACGAGGAGGTGAGACAATGACATAATGAGCATGTTTGAGAGATACTGACACGTGCTATTATTTGCGGTTCATTGTACGTGTTTAGCTCTGGTGCTATTTGTTGTTGGAGGCTTTCTCTTGTACTTataggaaagaaataaaaggcaAATTTACTAGACAACAGGGACCCTTTTAGAAACTATTTATCAAACAGGGTTCCTTTTAAAAGTATTTGTAAAAGGGGTCTATTTTTCCATGGATGCCGCTAGCAGCATTGGCGATATACCTGTGTCGCCATCCCCTATGGCGAGAAGCATACTGACCTGGAGGGTGCCACCATTATCAATGGCGAGAAGCATGCTGACCTGGAGGGTGCCGCCATTGCTAATGGCGAGACAGTTGACGTGGACGCTGTCTCGCTGCTACCATTGACGAGAAGCATCACGTGAAGATGGTACCGCCATGGCCAATGACGAGACAGTTGACGTGGATGTTGTCTCGCTGCTCCCATTGGTGAGAAGCATGACGTGGAGTCACGTGAAGACAGGTTCAGCATGCACAGTGCTTTTGCAGTGTTTCATGGAGTAGGGCTGCAATTTTCAGGCTAGGGCTTGCAGTGTTTTCAGGCTAGGGCAACGTGAAAATGCAGTGTTTTTGAACGTGAAAATGCAGAGGATTATCGTTGCTTCCTTTACATTTTCTCCTATAAAAAAAAGCTTCATCAACGTAATTTATCTACACTTCTCCTCTTCAAGTTGTAGTTGTTGAGCTGCTCATTTTCTCCTTTAGTGTGTGGTTCCTGTGCTTCCTTGAAGTTTCATGTGTGCCCTTTGTCCTCCATAATTCCTGGTAAGTGATTTTAGTaaataagatttatatattttgttagtaTTAATAGGTATTCTAAGCTTAGGTTAGTTAGTATTAGTAGGtattttgttcttaatttttatgtattaatagatattccaatgttaggttagttagtatgaaaatattatttggttgtTGTATATATTCTTAGATATTATATgtgtgatatatatatgtatgatattTTAGTGAGGCACACGAAATAATATTAGTTGTAGTAATATTAGGCAGAAGTTAATATTAGCTTTaggtatatatttgtaaattttaggcACACGtaaatttgtagtttttttttttaggcacacctaaataagatttatatattcTGTTAGTATTAATAGGTATTCTAAACTTTGGTTAATTAATATTAGTAGGtattttgttcttaatttttatgtattaatagATATTCTAAAGTTAGGATATTAGCTTAAGTAATATTAGGCACAAGTTAATATTAGCTTTaggtatatatttgtaaattttaggcacacgtaaatttttagtttttataatattaagcactttacatgcaaataaataattataatattacacATTTCACACACGTAAATTTGCctttttagtattataattttgtatgttatatataaatagtacaattttaaatatatatatatatgtgataggGTAGtgttagttttaattataattttgtatgttatttaagttaattatttttagtttgaatgttatatatatatatgataggaTAGTGTTAATTTTAGTCTGtaggttaatattatttgttttaggtAATTTACGTTATTAAATATATGGTACgttgtacattattattatttttgaatatatattgtttaaattaacttttgcatttcaatatttgtttgtattttaatttatttgttagtccatatttgatttaattttttttgtcaattgtagaatatattatgttaattattttaatttatttgcgTGTatgtatttgaaattatttgtagaatatatttcaattttattatttatataatatattttgttatttatttaaatttgtcttcacatgtattttaatttatctgtagaatatattcaaaattgattatttgtataatatattttgttattgaaatataaaaattcaaatgtatatattgtattatttattacaaatttatttttatatatttaataacgtttttataaatgtgtctagttttatttatattatgtagaaataatgtataaattattttgtgaatttattgtattatattttattttgcagtatCAATGACATAATTGTAATATTAGACATTTCACACACGTAAATTTTCCTTCGTCGTCATGtccatcaaatattaaaattaagtctGGCCCGATCGATAGTGACGTATTATGGATGCAAGctaagcatgtttcagaacatgtttggaatggggaagaagACCACAAATTACACATCAGACGAGTTGTCCCCACTTATCAAGGGGAAGAAGAAATATCAGAGCAAATTTTTCCTTTCCTTCGACAATCTGGTTTTTACTGGATTATGAAGATggaatacttaaaaataaatgtctcaTTAATTAGTGTTTTGATAGAAAGATAGAGGCCGAAAACACAtacgtttcacatgagatgcggagagtgtACTATTACTCTTCAAAACGTCTCTATATTGTTAGGTCTACGTGTGGATGGTTTACCATTAATCGGTCCAACAAATCTTAATTGGGCTGATTTATGTGAggaattattgggagtcagaccacaagaaggtgaaattaaaggtagtgtggttaaattaagttggttggctcaccattttacacaaataaataaCCACGACGACGAAAAACAAGTAGGAAGGTTTGCCCGTGCATGGATACTAAGATTCATTGGAGGTGTCTTGTTCATTGACAAAAGCAGTAACGAAGTTTCGCTAaggtaccttcaatttttatgtgACTTTGGAGACTATAGCACATATGTATGGAGACCTGCTGTACTTGCTTTTCTatacagagagatgtgcagtgctaccgattataaaactaaatcaatcggaggtatgtgcatcttactacaaatgtgggcatgggaacgatgtaTAACTTTGGCTCCAAAGATGACTCCTTCCCAAgtagaaaataaaccactcgGGCACAGGTTAGTCATTTTTAAAAGCGTCTTTCATTTCAAAACAATAAATGATTTtagggtatattaaattttaatctttgtaggtggctgcgacgtggaaatcAACATATCGGCAATGATGATGTGAGAGTTTTTCGTCGCAAGTTGGATATTATGAAACGTCATGAGGTAAGAATATGGTattgtatttgtaaaataaaaaataatatgtgttattttactaaaatgctgacaactatgttgttatatgcagtttgtgtgGGAGCCTTACACAACAACTGTTATATCATTGTTGCCTCCCATTTGTGTAGTCGGAAGTGTCGCGTGGTGcgcggtggtgccactaatttgttttcaagttattgagtggcaccaaccggaTACAGTATTgagacaatttggaatgcagCAACCAATTCTAGAGTCTCATTCGCAGCCCTTGAACATTCATGGCATAACACTCAAAGGGAAACATGACGAAAATTGGGGGCAATTGTTCGCCCCAATGATTGATCAGTGGAACAATCGTCATGTTTTTAGGGTCGACGCATATCCCCAACAAGAGGGCCTATTGAGCTTTAACTCCAactacatggtctggtataggcaaaagacaaagatgtttgttgacccacaaaatgcaaacacagctacattggtatttttttgttttttcaatatttaactttaaatgttttttttaatgatgcgCATTAATTTTCTGACCATAATAATTGCAGGCTGAAATTGCGGAGACATTACAATACATGGTGTCTCCTCAATGGAGGAAtacatggacagttgatgatctcgtgccttatgtggagaAAATTACGATTTTATCCaaagagcaagagagaatcaTTGAGCCTGTGCCACATGGTCCTGCATCAGAGTGTCAATTTTCAGCACCAGAGTTTCACATtcttcagtcaagtgttgaaactcaggGCATAGGCAGACGAAGGGAGGCTGTTGAAGCGGaagaatattcccaacaaatggcGGAGCGTGGCCATGAAATGTATTATACGCCATAAACATTTGCTTAGTATCCGACatagatgtatcagtatcctttttAGGGTCATCACACTGATATTTCTGCAAGCGAGCATTCATTCGATGGTGTTGCGGAAACGcatcctcatttttcatggccgactatgaccccttcacagcaatatcatggcccaattccaacacctaatgccccatTAGGTACACAATGGAATGTACCGGGACCAATACCTAATATGggtgacttattaggtgttgatttgcgtcacgAATTTTCTGCTGAGGCTGACGAAGAAGAAGCGGGGAGACATCGGGGCAGAAGAAATCTTGATCGTCAAGCAcgaagatgggatcgaccatgtggcgCATCCTCACGGCATCACGGACACCAAAATGAATGATTTGCATGTCTctgtttaaatatgttgttgtatATTTCTCATTTGAATTTGACATTTAATCTATCGTATGCAGTTTATTAAGGCTTACTAATGGATACAGGTTATGTCGCACATCAacctataataataaataaagttaaaaaaacaactaaGGTAGACTAAAGAAAATAACTAATGTTTCTAACTAACGATGAACACAAATGGCATATGTGCACTAAGGTAGacaaaagaatataattaatgtcACTCAACCTGGATTGATCCACTCCATtcatttcaacttctaaatgtaattttatttcattagatgcATCTGAGTCTggagtaattttatttaaacccTACACCCTACACCCTAAGGCTTAAACCTTAAACCTTACACCCTAAGGtttaaaccctaacccctaaaccctaaggcttaaaccctaaacccaaaACCCAAAACActaacccctaaaccctaagacataaaccctaaaccataaacaCTAAGgcttaaaccctaaaccctaaaccctaaggcttaaatcctaaaccctaaaccataaacactaaacccaaaaccttaacccctaaaccctaaggcCTAAACCCTAAACATAGTTTGTCATTGTAGATAGTTGTCCTTTAGTATCAATCTGAATACCGTTAAGTACAACATTGTAGATAGTTATTCTTTAGATACAATTTCGAAAATAAGTAATGTATAAATTTCCTGACAAAAGTACACATTCAAAAATAAGTAACTGGCGATTTCATTAAACACCACAAAGTAAATACATTGAACAAAACCTCAATCAATACAAGTCACTCatctaacatacataaatcaattaaatgaattactcccacggtcagattgcattggacatcggCGCTTATTGTGCCCTTctgctccacatctactacatttttgtcggtggTCAGATGGTTCCAGCCAAttcatctcattccttatccttgttgattttggccgaccttcCGCACGAATTGTAAttgggtcagggataagtgtccatgcatcatcagaaggaggaattgtcacttcattcccaagaggccaccacgGTGTGGAGtatgcttttaagatgtgctcatttgtgtaaacaacatctatatattggtagtagttcatgctcacgtaaccacaagctgcaataatgtgtgaacatggatagtgaagtgcAGAATACCTTCCGTATTGACAATAATGgtcattcaagttaactgcccatttttgtccgccacgttgcgttatagtattgaaggtctcctctacttcaaaccttgtcgagtggatatcatacacgcgaacgatgtgcgaacaaggttgttcttgatttttcctaagttctttaacaagcttagAACAATATACTTGGCCTTCGtttaattgtctttgggcttggcgaccacgatcaacaaagtactttcgacacctactaTAAGTTGACTTGACCAACGCTGTTATTGGAATGCTGCGACAATCTTTCAACACCTTATTCACACATTCTGAGAGGTTGTTTGTCATGTGACCATATCTTCGTCCAGATGTATCGTAAGCCGtgttccatttttcctttgaaatgtgATCAATCCATGTcgctatggctggactcaatTGACGAAATTTTCTAAGTTTTGATCAAACACATGCTTGCAAGGCGTGTACGCTGCATCAAATTTGTTACCATCAAAAGTTGTAGGTAGATATGAAACTCAAATTAACttcatgtataaaataaaccttacccaatttcttgaaCATCTCTTTTTGTTTCACATTGTTGAATTTGCGATTGAAATTGCTCGCTATGTGTCGGATGCAGTACACATGAcaaccgtggggaggttgccaaccaagtgcttcgttagcgacaacagactttatactcgcgtgacgatcagatattagacaaattccattcttatctgtgacgtgttcatgcaagtgggccaaaaaccatgaccatacTGTTAACGTCTCACCTTTGACCACgacgaatgctagaggaagaacactaccatttccatcttgtgatgtggccattaatTGGGTCCCACAGTATTTTCCGTATAAATGTTTGCGACTCATCCTATTACCaacaataaaatcgtcatgtagtatttgaaagtaagagccaggagaatgattttgcatgtgtgttagccatgaCGAAAGTTTTgcatatgactcttcccaatcgccatattcaattgcaatcgccttttgtttcgccatccatgcttttctatatgaaaccttataggaaaattcactacttatcctttcttgaatcaaagaaatttttattgatggatcttctctgatcatgcctgtaattcaaataacaaataacacaaaagtaggataatatgaacataaaaagcgtacctactacacaagtcgcaattaaatctgaatcaagtttctcatggtcttgtgtcatagtcatatttagacatgtgtgcagtccaccccattgtgtcactttccatgcatcaatttttttagataaaattgccctcatatacaAAGGGCAAGGAGACTCTGCGCTGTTGTTGGGGCAACAAACGATATATTTGCGCGATTTCGTTTCGACAACcttaaaactttgatgcaccttcatcacatattgtttcagtgcattttttaccacatctttactgtcaaaatccatgccatcatataattcttgtccaacattaaaagtCGTTGGCATGTCCAAACCtcaaatgtcctcctcatccgaatgactccaattgatattattataatgcaaagcatcattccaaaatggattttgaattcctggtacacctaataatttcaaaaaaaaatcacgTCAACAAACTACTCGTATTTAGttaccattaaatacaattctcataaaaagatagatgtattcaactaattttgtatttcataaaatttaccttcagttgggtgaacaattgaaactggttcaacgatgtcggtgacttcatcgtctgtatcagatatttCATCAACTCTATCATCTTCATcgaaagactcttcaacgtatgagttagacgcaagataatcatcatcatcatcttcatcatcatgtaAATTGCTTATATTTCTTGGCAGTTCCGACTCATGATGAGATACATTATGTCCACATGACGTAACAGAATTTGCAGGATgaaacatagaaccaccaacaacatccttttctacgtacaattctagaactgacatttgttgttgttgttgaaaactttcgatcatagtttcaacatcttcgtcatcacaaatttgcaacgcaacatattttcctgaaactaaaaatctaagttatagtaaaaataatttcattattttctaactttaccttatctccaatttttttcaaagcattgaaactaattccgcgtttaatctgaatcgcctttttactgccttcaaatattacaccatcattgtcttcatatactcttccgttgaaatacaacactgtaatgattgaattcatgatatacctacatgaacaaaattaaaaataattaatcataacaacaatagttttaaaataaataagtgtatTTGCTTGCTTCATCTACTaacttaaacttaaacttaaactatagattaaaattttattctaacttCAAAAAACTAGAAGGGAATCAGGTAATTATTTGTAAGGCCTGTCCACCCATGAACAAAGGCTtgcaaataattaaacattattaaaataacttcaaagtaaaaaacctaattacaaaaattaataagctTAAACTTCACgttaaaatttgtttctaaataaaacaattattacttcaattaaatattttgtgaatgataaaaataaaaaaaatctatttgcttgctctattaaacttaaactagaCATTGATATgtcattctaacaaaaaaattattactccaattaaataattcaaaaaaattccTTAACTTCAAAAACTTGAAGAGTCacctctaaatatttttaactcacAAATAGTATCAACAAAAGTTTATAACCGGGAGGGTCACACGTCAAATTTCTAAGCCACATTaaccatgaacaaagaggataacaaataattactcataataattttaaaataaaaattataattcaaaaaattaatacacttaaactttaccttcaaattttagtctaacaaaaaaaattattacttcaattaaatattttgtcaatgatacaaataaaaatatttatttgcttgctctattaaacttaaactacacattcatactttattctaaaagaaattactctaattaaataatttatgaaaaatttctcaacttcaaaaaaatttcaaacacaaaatGGAAGGGTTATAAATGGAAGggttacacttaaaaaaatttcagacacaaAAACCATCAAAAAAGaggcttacaaataattactgctaataattt includes these proteins:
- the LOC100798635 gene encoding uncharacterized TPR repeat-containing protein At1g05150, which translates into the protein MATRGTRSEKVRRIFNQFDANRDGGLNREEMASLVGAVNPRVKFSDEQINAILDEVFRTYGEFIDGDKGLTYEGLLRTYDDGAGDVDRDFDALGLDLVAADAAKEPLAALEASSSSIVDERMAVETQKKQRTAAWAVSPNHGIVFDETWKIVDDLELLVKRLKVKQSKEGGKLKNDNFDAYSDAGWSRELGPSAEISEKRVMWEESGHDYAVFLKELGGLRGRADGARSREEAFDGHMAIGRVLYEHQLFKEALVSFKRACELQPVDVRPHFRTGNCLYVLGRYKEAKEEFLLALESAEAGGNQWAYLLPQIYVNLGIALEGEGLVLSACEYYREAAILCPTHFRALKLLGSALFGVGEYRAAVKALEEAIFMKPDYADAHCDLASALHAMGEDERAIEVFQKAIDLKPGHVDALYNLGGLYMDLGRFQRASEMYTRVLAVWPNHWRAQLNKAVSLLGAGETEEAKRALKEALKMTNRVELHDAISHLKQLQKKKTKPSNGGASGEASFVIVEPSKFKVVGDKTTGRQELATALQIRALQRVARLSRCSVELLKKEMSERDVPVSYSGSGVPEKSIRKPSLEEILHRLLNFLKPETFQGAVKAINERILSVLDENGSGRLDLGMFFAILAPICGGPPDRRKRVAFDALLWRPMNEDGANIRKFDATLYIKLLRAVYLPSQGVSELMEVRGDSDTSMVSFSEFLVMFDDPDWGFGIMPTLVKLETGDRNRHGDTVCSVCRYPIIGSRFKEIKSHFSLCNQCYSEGKVPSSFKQDEYRFKEYGSEGEAMKDKCMCFSLQFHNEK